The Nitrospira sp. sequence CGGAGAAGACCTACTCCATTGTCGACTTTTCACCTTACGGATATGATGAGAGGCAATATTGTTCTCCGGGGTTTGATCTGCCCGTTGGGTGCTTCATGCGTACACCGCATGGCGAATATCCGGAGTATCATTCGTCCGCGGATAATCTCGATTTTGTGAAGGCTGAGTCTCTGATCCGGTCGTATGACCGATGTCTGGAGACATTTGAGTTGTTGGAAGGAAATCGCACATATGTGAGTCAGAATCCGAAGTGCGAACCACAATTGGGACGGCGAGGGCTCTATCGTGCCGTTGCAGGTCAACAAGAGAAACAGTTCAAGGAATTAGCGCTCCTGTGGGTTTTGAACCTATCCGATGGGCGCCATGCCTTGCTTGATATCGCGGAACGCGCCGATCTTCCGTTCCGCAGAATTCAAGTCGCCGCCGAGGCGCTCGCGGAAGCCGGACTATTGAAGGAATGTCGGAGGCCGGGAAACACTTAATGGAGAAGCATCATGAATACTGTTTATTATGACCCTCCATTTTCGGACGAACGGCGCCGCCAAGAGTTATATCAAGGCCAGCTCTTTGTGTATTCTCCAAAGAAGAGTACTCTCGCGTTTATCGAGTTCGCCAAGAAGTTGATCGAGGAGGCCTTCGCTCCTTATGACCCTGAGACGGCTCAACTCCATCTTTCCGTTGAACAGTACGCCGACATCCTCGTGAAGCTGAAGCCAAACTTCATCCATCATCCTGAATCGAAAGCGCTGATGCGCAACATTTTTGAGGAGATGGGTTGCGATCCGGAAAAAACGTATTTTGACGTTCCGAAGATGCGAAGTTCCACCAGCGATAAGTATTTAACGACGGGCATTGCCTATGCGTGGCATCCTCATCGAGATACATGGTATTCCGCACCCCCGTGTCAGATAAATTGGTGGATTCCGATCTATGATATTCAGTCGAACAATGCCATGGCTTTCCATCCGCAGTATTGGAATGTTCCAGTGAAGAATAGCTCCAAGGGGTACAATTATTATTTGTGGAATCAGCAAAATCGCGGATCGCATGTCGCAAAGTTTTTGAAAGAAGATCCCAGGCCGTTGCCCAAATCGATCGAACCGCTTGCGCTCGATCCCCAGATTCGTCTGATCATGCCGGCTGGGGGTATCATTCTGTTTTCTGGTGCGCAGATGCATTCAAGCGTGCCCAATACTTCCGGCAAGACTCGTTTCAGCATCGATTTTCGTGTAG is a genomic window containing:
- a CDS encoding phytanoyl-CoA dioxygenase family protein, whose protein sequence is MNTVYYDPPFSDERRRQELYQGQLFVYSPKKSTLAFIEFAKKLIEEAFAPYDPETAQLHLSVEQYADILVKLKPNFIHHPESKALMRNIFEEMGCDPEKTYFDVPKMRSSTSDKYLTTGIAYAWHPHRDTWYSAPPCQINWWIPIYDIQSNNAMAFHPQYWNVPVKNSSKGYNYYLWNQQNRGSHVAKFLKEDPRPLPKSIEPLALDPQIRLIMPAGGIILFSGAQMHSSVPNTSGKTRFSIDFRVVNLDDVAGKIGAPRTDEACSGTTMRDYLRVTDLAHIPDELVALYDDETVGEGKLVYSAEEKGER